Part of the candidate division KSB1 bacterium genome is shown below.
ATCGCGCTAGTACCTCTCATTCAGCCGCCGATCATGCGTCTTCTGACCACCCGCAAGGAGAAGGTGATTCGCATGAAGCCCCCACGCCCGGTAAGCCAACGGGAAAAGGTCATCTTCCCCGTCGTCGTGCTCCTGGTGGCGGCCTTGGTCGCGCCGGGCTCGCTGCCTCTGGTGGGCATGCTCATGCTTGGCAATATCCTCAGAGAGAGTGGGGTAACAGGCCGGCTGGCTAAGACTGCCGGCACGGCTCTCCTGGATATCTGCACCATCCTGCTTGCTTTCTCGGTGGGTGCGAGCACGCAGGCGCGCGTGTTTCTCACCCCCAAGTCGCTGGGAATATTCGCTCTTGGCCTGTTCTCGTTTATCGTCGCCACTGCGGGCGGCGTGCTCTTTGGCAAGCTCATGAGCGCTCTATCCAAGGAGCCGGTTAATCCGCTCATCGGCGCAGCGGGTGTATCGGCAGTGCCGGACTCGGCACGCGTCGTGCATCTCTTCGCGCAGCGCTACGACCGCGACAACCATCTGCTCATGCACGCCATGGCACCCAACGTGGCAGGAGTCATCGGCTCGGCAGTGGCGGCCGGTGTCTTCATGGGTATCTTCCGTTGAACAGAAGGCTGAACGAAGAAGGAGGCGAATGGATGCTGAGTAGGCGGACCATCCAGCTGGTTGGGGTCTTGCTCCTTGTTGCTTTGGCCCGTGAGGGGCTCGCGTGCACCAATTTTCTGATCACCAAAGGTGCCACGGCCGATGGCTCAACCATGATCACCTACGTCGCCGACTCGCATGAACTGTACGGCGAACTCTACTACGCTCCGGCTGCCAGCCATCTTCCGGGGAGTTGGCTGGACGTGTACGAGTGGGACACCGGGAAATACTTGGGTAAGATCCGGCAAGTCCCCCGAACCTACGCGGTGGTGGGGAATATGAACGAACACCAGGTCGCGATCGGCGAGACGACCTGGGGCGGACGTGAGGAGCTCCGCGATCCAAA
Proteins encoded:
- a CDS encoding sodium ion-translocating decarboxylase subunit beta, translated to MELLFKLVRTTGFAHVEVGNLLMIVVGCVALYLAIAKKYEPLLLVPIGFGIIVGNMPYAPGLPLGVYDTVSNGYPQNSVFSLIYYGVTSGVFPPLIFLGIGALTDFSSLISNPKSVLLGAAAQLGIFVTFFGAICLGFSTKEAASIGIIGGADGPTSIFLASLLAPHFLGPIAIAGYSYIALVPLIQPPIMRLLTTRKEKVIRMKPPRPVSQREKVIFPVVVLLVAALVAPGSLPLVGMLMLGNILRESGVTGRLAKTAGTALLDICTILLAFSVGASTQARVFLTPKSLGIFALGLFSFIVATAGGVLFGKLMSALSKEPVNPLIGAAGVSAVPDSARVVHLFAQRYDRDNHLLMHAMAPNVAGVIGSAVAAGVFMGIFR